Genomic window (Amyelois transitella isolate CPQ chromosome 31, ilAmyTran1.1, whole genome shotgun sequence):
atatgtaatttacatctatatattttacatctaTAGGaaaggtttaattttaaaataaaatcttttcagTATTCTGAaaagcactttagaatagtaaAAAAACCGTTTACATTTTCTgattaaattcttaatttttaaatttgtaattacacaatttttcttaaaatatttttttattacgatcAATACGTCTGCGTTATTATCAAacatgtcaaaaaaaaaatgtttgtttatctgTCCATCatgttttctttaaattctacACTAttgttaatcttttttttttctttgcctCAGTCTGGCTCAAATACGTGAattcgtgttttttttttttgtttaatatgtaattaattttagtcacaaataattttatttgcttaattCGTGCATTTCAATCAAcaggtttaaatattttatcactcTTTTCATCTTCAGAGTCCTCTCGACTCGACTCGTATTCGAATTCGTCATATTTTTCATCGACCAGAGACAAAAGAGATGTTCTTCGCGCCATTTTCGGTTCGCTCATAGTGCGTCGCGCGTCTATAGTTGATTCTTGATCATTCTGTGACTGTGACCCAACCATTTTCATATGCTCCACGGTGACTTTAATGTTGTTTTGGAGTTTTTCTCTATCTATAAGttgataaagacgtaattaaagACGGTTTTAGCTCTATGGATCacgacatttttttaatgcgaTTACTTTAGCTCTTGCTTATAAATTCTAAAACTTTTGCGacaaaaattaacaatgctaaattttaagaaattgctaaaacgaataaaataataaaagaggtATTATATTGGCGTGTCCTCAGTTGCACGCACCTTCTACCATTAGTCTTCAGAGCCTGGGGTCCGCTAGTACGCCAGGTAACTTTCTAACCAGGTAACCTTGATCGAACCAATACAGGTAAGGTTCCCCTTCAATGGTTCAAATCAAAACGGAGGTCAaatgggagtcgtttcgtgtaaaaacctaactcacccaatccagggtcgatggtcaaaggcataccccgggctcctctcctgaGTAGTAAGGATGCAAActggactaaagccaggaggaaaaagatgAATGACCAATTACAACGCAAAGTTTGACGatgtttgacggcctctaatggcgcagcggtagtacgcttgtctgtaacaccggaggtcccgggttcgaatcccggtcagggcatgatgagaaaagaactttctctgattggcctgggtcttggatgtttatctatatatgtaagtatttattataaaatatagtaccgttgagtaagtatctcgtaactcaagtctcgaacttacttcgaggctaacttaatctgtgtaatttaacctgtataaaaaaaagtgattgCCAGATTTGAAAATCATTTACCTGGTAGGCAGTCTTCAGGACAGGGGCATATAGTTGATATGTCCGGGGTAACAATACGAATGTTCGCGAACGAATGTTTGAGCACGAAGTTCTCCTTGTCACAACCGCATTTGCCACAAGCGCTTTTGCGTTTAACGACCTCTTTCGTGGAGTGTATTCCTCCTgtgaaatacaatacaaattaactTCATTgcccattaaaaaaaaaacatatgtagtagaaaaattatgaaccagctgtgcccgcgacttcgtccgcgtggaatagttatatcATTAAAGACCTCgacgatgaataattttacccgttttttccacatttaccattatttctttattatagttgctgcgtgat
Coding sequences:
- the LOC106142942 gene encoding uncharacterized protein LOC106142942, with product MDYSKIKKLDEESLQLMTEGKGPSDKCICNLLYTPEEKRSIKSTIKKALASLGGRSRSSKKDNGSHEAVVPLNFSKGAKGGIHSTKEVVKRKSACGKCGCDKENFVLKHSFANIRIVTPDISTICPCPEDCLPDREKLQNNIKVTVEHMKMVGSQSQNDQESTIDARRTMSEPKMARRTSLLSLVDEKYDEFEYESSREDSEDEKSDKIFKPVD